From the genome of Geminocystis herdmanii PCC 6308, one region includes:
- a CDS encoding ABC transporter permease has product MNWWRKLKNNPLAKSGVIILIFFYVMVLGADFIAPYNPYSAQENGSLLPPTTIYWRNQNKEFIGLHVYPTTQGKTDIETGDRTLTIDYKKPSPLRLFTKGEPYQFLQLKLPLPPTFQEVEIFSGFRLNRRLFGTIGEGKINLLGTDEQGRDQFSRILFGGRISLFIGLIGILISFPLGLIIGGIAGYFGGILDNILMRLVEVLMTIPGIYLLVALAAVLPPSLSSAQRFMLIILITSFIGWSGLARVIRGQVLTLKEQEFVQSAKSIGANSFYIIIKHILPQTATYIIISATLSIPSFIVAESVLSLIGLGIQQPDPSWGNLLSLASNASVLVLQPWLIFPPAILIILTVLSFNLLGDGLRDALDPKTINN; this is encoded by the coding sequence ATGAATTGGTGGCGAAAACTCAAAAATAATCCCTTAGCTAAATCAGGTGTAATTATCCTCATCTTTTTTTATGTCATGGTTTTAGGTGCTGATTTTATCGCTCCTTATAACCCTTATTCCGCCCAAGAAAATGGCTCTTTATTACCCCCAACAACTATTTATTGGCGTAATCAAAATAAAGAATTTATTGGTCTTCATGTTTATCCTACCACTCAAGGGAAAACTGATATAGAAACGGGCGATCGAACTTTAACCATTGACTATAAAAAACCTTCTCCCCTTCGCTTATTTACTAAAGGTGAACCTTATCAATTTTTACAATTAAAATTACCTTTACCCCCCACATTTCAGGAAGTAGAAATCTTCTCAGGTTTTAGATTAAATAGACGCTTATTCGGCACAATAGGAGAAGGAAAAATTAATCTTTTAGGCACAGATGAACAGGGTAGGGATCAATTTAGTCGTATTTTATTTGGTGGAAGAATAAGCCTTTTTATCGGCTTAATTGGGATTTTAATTTCTTTTCCACTAGGCTTGATAATTGGAGGCATTGCTGGTTATTTCGGCGGTATTTTAGACAATATTTTAATGCGACTGGTGGAAGTTTTAATGACCATTCCGGGCATTTATTTATTAGTAGCATTAGCCGCCGTTTTACCTCCTAGTTTGAGCAGTGCGCAAAGATTTATGTTAATTATTTTAATCACTTCTTTTATTGGTTGGTCTGGTTTAGCTAGAGTTATTAGAGGGCAAGTTTTAACTTTAAAAGAACAAGAATTTGTACAATCTGCTAAGTCGATCGGAGCAAATTCATTCTACATTATTATTAAACATATTCTACCGCAAACAGCGACTTATATCATCATTTCTGCTACTCTTTCAATACCTAGTTTTATTGTGGCAGAATCCGTGTTAAGTTTGATCGGTTTAGGCATTCAACAACCTGATCCTAGTTGGGGAAATTTACTTTCTTTAGCTTCTAATGCTTCGGTATTAGTTTTACAACCTTGGTTAATTTTTCCTCCAGCAATTTTAATTATTTTAACAGTGCTATCTTTTAATTTATTAGGGGATGGTTTAAGGGATGCACTCGATCCTAAAACCATTAATAATTAG
- a CDS encoding ABC transporter ATP-binding/substrate-binding protein (This model describes the ATP binding subunits of ATP-binding cassette (ABC) transporters for nitrate transport, or for bicarbonate transport, in bacteria and archaea.) yields the protein MQNFIEIDHVDKIFPLADGGEYIALRNINLKIEKGEFISLIGHSGCGKSTLLNMVAGLSNATHGGVILEGREITEPGPDRMVVFQNYSLLPWLTVRQNIALAVNRVMRHFPEAERKAIVDENISIVGLKHAANKKPGQLSGGMKQRVAIARALATKPKVLLLDEPFGALDALTRGNLQESLMRIVQENHVTCIMVTHDVDEALLLSDRIVMLTTGPEAHIGQVLEVPIPRPRQRLEVVNHPSYYALRNEMVYFLNQQKRSKKVGTVIPTKEVIAGNGLEKINLDLGFIPLTDCAPLVVAKEKGFFAKHGLEQVNLVREPSWQELARGIAEGRLDGAQMVAGMPLSMTLGAGGKPSIPMITSMILSRNGNAITLAKQFQEMGVTNLEELKQALAQSPDKVHTFGIVHPASMHNLLLRYWLASGGIDPDQDVSLTVIPPPQMVANLKAGNIDGYCVGEPWNTRSIKEDLGYVITTDLDIWAGHPEKVLGVKEEWVEKHPETHIALVKALIEACEYCDDRRNREEIVTLLAKEEYLNMSEEYIRPGFIDDYNYGTKTESLLRFNQFSVNNANYPSRVEGLWILTQLARWGYTDFPRNWVEIIDRVRRPDLFGEACRQLGIPDMDSEPQKLQLFDKMIFNADDPVGYLERLSIRRDYKVSEILIDNIVSK from the coding sequence ATGCAAAATTTTATTGAAATTGATCACGTTGATAAAATATTTCCCCTCGCTGATGGAGGAGAATATATCGCTTTACGCAACATTAATTTGAAAATCGAAAAAGGGGAGTTTATCTCTTTAATTGGTCATTCTGGTTGCGGAAAGTCCACACTTTTAAATATGGTTGCTGGTTTATCTAATGCAACTCATGGAGGAGTTATTCTTGAAGGGCGTGAAATTACTGAACCGGGTCCCGATCGAATGGTAGTATTTCAAAACTATTCTTTGTTACCTTGGTTAACCGTGCGCCAAAATATCGCTTTAGCGGTTAATCGGGTGATGCGTCATTTTCCAGAAGCCGAAAGAAAAGCTATTGTGGATGAAAATATCTCTATTGTAGGGTTAAAACACGCTGCCAATAAAAAACCGGGGCAACTGTCAGGGGGGATGAAACAACGGGTTGCCATTGCTCGTGCTTTGGCGACAAAACCGAAAGTACTACTTTTAGATGAACCTTTTGGCGCTTTGGATGCTCTCACTAGGGGAAATTTACAAGAAAGTTTGATGCGCATTGTCCAAGAAAATCATGTTACTTGTATCATGGTAACTCATGATGTGGACGAAGCCTTGTTGCTGTCCGATCGAATCGTTATGTTAACCACAGGTCCAGAGGCTCATATTGGGCAAGTGTTAGAAGTACCTATCCCCCGTCCACGCCAACGATTAGAAGTGGTAAATCACCCCAGTTACTATGCTCTGCGTAACGAAATGGTTTACTTCCTCAACCAACAGAAACGATCGAAGAAAGTAGGAACAGTTATCCCAACAAAAGAAGTTATTGCAGGTAATGGCTTAGAAAAAATTAACCTTGATCTGGGTTTTATCCCCTTAACCGACTGCGCTCCCTTAGTGGTAGCTAAAGAAAAAGGATTTTTTGCCAAACATGGACTAGAACAAGTGAACTTAGTACGAGAACCATCATGGCAGGAGTTAGCAAGGGGTATCGCTGAAGGGCGCTTAGATGGTGCGCAAATGGTGGCAGGAATGCCCTTGAGTATGACTTTGGGCGCAGGAGGTAAACCTTCTATTCCCATGATTACTTCTATGATCCTCAGTCGCAACGGTAACGCCATTACCTTGGCAAAACAGTTTCAAGAAATGGGGGTGACAAACCTTGAAGAATTAAAACAAGCCCTTGCGCAAAGCCCTGATAAAGTCCATACCTTTGGCATTGTTCACCCCGCCTCGATGCACAATTTACTACTGCGTTACTGGTTAGCATCGGGGGGTATTGATCCTGATCAAGACGTTAGTTTAACAGTGATTCCACCCCCTCAAATGGTAGCAAATCTCAAAGCTGGTAATATTGATGGTTACTGTGTGGGTGAGCCTTGGAATACTCGATCGATCAAAGAGGATTTAGGTTATGTAATTACTACAGACTTAGATATTTGGGCAGGGCATCCCGAAAAAGTTTTAGGAGTTAAAGAAGAATGGGTAGAAAAACACCCCGAAACTCATATCGCTTTAGTTAAGGCTTTAATCGAGGCTTGTGAATATTGTGACGATCGACGTAATCGAGAAGAAATCGTAACCTTACTGGCAAAAGAAGAATATTTGAATATGTCAGAAGAATATATCCGTCCCGGTTTTATCGATGATTATAATTACGGTACAAAAACCGAATCTTTACTAAGATTTAACCAATTTTCTGTCAATAACGCCAATTATCCCTCAAGGGTAGAAGGATTATGGATTTTAACACAACTAGCTCGATGGGGTTATACCGATTTTCCTCGTAACTGGGTTGAAATTATCGATCGAGTGCGTCGTCCAGACTTATTTGGAGAGGCTTGTCGTCAATTAGGCATTCCAGATATGGATAGCGAACCTCAAAAGTTACAGTTATTTGACAAGATGATATTTAATGCAGATGATCCCGTGGGTTATTTAGAAAGACTCTCTATCCGCCGTGATTATAAGGTTTCAGAGATTTTAATTGATAACATTGTCAGCAAATAA
- a CDS encoding nitrate ABC transporter ATP-binding protein (This model describes the ATP binding subunits of ATP-binding cassette (ABC) transporters for nitrate transport, or for bicarbonate transport, in bacteria and archaea.), translating to MQRLMNTENNTATLEKTDFLSIKEVSKVYPTANGDYIVLDGVNLSVKEGEFVCVIGHSGCGKSTLLNMISGFNQPTTGTVKLKDKIIAEPGPDRMMVFQNYCLLPWKTAFENVYLAVSAVYPNKNKQEKLALVEEHLAMVGLTEAAKKKPNQLSGGMKQRVAIARALAIRPEVLILDEPFGALDAITKEELQEELLEIWRSHRVTVMMITHDIDEALFLADRLVMMTNGPSAKIGEVLDIPFSRPRNRAQITEDPRYYELRNYALDFLFNRFAHSEDPSDDTIEPEPKNNKLKIAGIVGGLVVATIAGFALFQSFSGNNGQAPKNNIEQVN from the coding sequence ATGCAAAGGTTAATGAATACAGAAAACAATACAGCCACCTTAGAAAAAACAGATTTTTTAAGTATTAAAGAAGTATCAAAAGTTTATCCCACAGCGAATGGGGATTATATTGTTTTAGACGGCGTTAATTTAAGCGTCAAAGAAGGTGAATTTGTGTGTGTTATCGGGCATTCTGGCTGTGGTAAATCCACACTTTTAAACATGATTTCGGGATTTAATCAACCCACTACTGGCACAGTAAAACTTAAAGATAAGATTATCGCAGAACCGGGTCCCGATCGCATGATGGTATTTCAGAATTATTGTTTATTACCTTGGAAAACCGCCTTTGAAAATGTCTATCTTGCCGTTAGTGCCGTCTATCCGAATAAAAATAAACAAGAAAAACTTGCTTTAGTAGAAGAACATTTAGCCATGGTAGGTTTAACCGAAGCGGCGAAAAAGAAACCGAATCAATTATCTGGAGGGATGAAACAAAGGGTTGCCATCGCCCGTGCCTTAGCCATTCGCCCTGAAGTCTTGATTTTAGATGAACCTTTTGGCGCATTAGATGCTATCACTAAAGAGGAATTACAGGAAGAATTATTAGAAATTTGGCGTAGCCATAGAGTAACTGTAATGATGATTACCCATGACATAGATGAAGCTCTATTCCTCGCCGATCGACTGGTAATGATGACTAACGGGCCTTCTGCTAAAATAGGAGAAGTGCTTGATATTCCCTTTTCTCGCCCCCGTAACCGCGCTCAAATCACGGAAGATCCCCGTTACTACGAATTACGCAACTATGCTTTAGATTTCCTCTTTAATCGTTTTGCCCATTCAGAAGACCCTAGTGATGATACGATCGAACCTGAACCAAAAAATAATAAGCTCAAAATTGCGGGTATTGTGGGCGGTTTAGTGGTAGCTACGATCGCCGGATTTGCATTGTTTCAATCTTTTAGCGGTAATAACGGACAAGCACCGAAAAATAATATTGAACAAGTTAATTAA